One segment of Calditrichota bacterium DNA contains the following:
- a CDS encoding DUF302 domain-containing protein — MKQTEYAFTKKVNLSYDEAIAKVTEELKKRGFGILTEADVRETLKKKLDVDFKPYKILGACNPPNAYKALQAEEQIGLMLPCNVIVYVNDNDETIVAAIDPVASMQAVNNPEVKKVAQTIQEELKSVMESV; from the coding sequence ATGAAACAGACCGAATATGCATTTACAAAAAAAGTGAACCTGAGTTACGACGAAGCCATTGCAAAAGTGACGGAAGAGCTCAAAAAAAGAGGGTTCGGTATCCTGACAGAGGCAGACGTCAGGGAAACGCTGAAAAAGAAACTGGATGTGGATTTCAAACCCTATAAAATCCTGGGCGCCTGTAATCCCCCCAACGCGTATAAGGCGCTCCAAGCAGAAGAACAAATTGGGTTGATGCTGCCCTGCAATGTGATTGTTTATGTGAATGACAATGATGAAACGATCGTCGCAGCCATCGATCCGGTGGCTTCCATGCAGGCTGTGAATAATCCGGAAGTGAAAAAAGTAGCTCAGACCATTCAGGAAGAATTAAAATCGGTTATGGAATCCGTGTAG
- a CDS encoding methylamine utilization protein has product MKIISMAFSTALLVLIWVLNLTAGEITGTVTVKGAADNGGAVVFIVKNKGMTFPAPKQEPAMNQKNLKFTPHVLAVMVGTTVKFKNNDKVAHNIFTPSPAGDRFNLGTWKGNQVKTHTFTKSGEVVLLCNLHPEMEGFIYVAPTPYFAKTDAAGRYKIENVPAGSYTLKVWSEYGNARPQKVTVPEKGTVTANFMVK; this is encoded by the coding sequence ATGAAAATTATTTCAATGGCTTTTTCAACAGCTTTACTGGTTCTAATTTGGGTACTGAACCTGACTGCCGGAGAAATTACCGGAACGGTCACCGTTAAAGGGGCGGCGGATAATGGGGGTGCCGTCGTGTTTATTGTAAAAAATAAGGGCATGACATTCCCGGCCCCGAAACAAGAACCGGCTATGAATCAGAAAAACCTGAAATTTACACCCCATGTACTGGCGGTAATGGTGGGCACCACGGTAAAATTTAAAAATAACGACAAGGTTGCCCACAATATTTTCACGCCTTCCCCGGCCGGTGACCGGTTCAACCTGGGAACGTGGAAAGGCAATCAGGTTAAGACCCACACGTTCACTAAAAGCGGTGAAGTGGTGCTGCTGTGCAACCTTCACCCCGAAATGGAGGGCTTCATTTATGTGGCACCCACGCCGTATTTCGCCAAGACCGATGCAGCGGGGCGCTACAAAATCGAGAATGTGCCGGCGGGCTCCTACACGCTCAAAGTGTGGTCGGAATACGGAAATGCCCGGCCGCAAAAAGTGACGGTTCCGGAAAAGGGAACGGTCACTGCAAATTTTATGGTAAAATGA
- a CDS encoding helix-turn-helix transcriptional regulator, translating into MDSSGNSCDIFYVDEQKVKSVSQYLKTNNRAGDMAEIFKALCDPMRLKIIMALDREELCVCDLATLLGTSRPAVSHHLRILRYLRLVRYRRDGKIAYYSLNDSHISELIRTVQEHLDE; encoded by the coding sequence ATGGATTCAAGCGGCAACAGCTGTGATATTTTTTATGTCGATGAGCAAAAAGTTAAGTCCGTATCACAATACCTGAAAACCAACAACAGGGCCGGTGATATGGCAGAAATTTTTAAGGCACTCTGCGATCCCATGCGCCTCAAAATCATTATGGCCCTGGACCGCGAAGAACTATGTGTCTGCGATCTGGCCACTCTTCTTGGTACAAGCCGACCCGCCGTATCGCACCACCTGCGAATACTCCGGTATTTACGGCTGGTAAGGTATCGCCGCGACGGGAAAATTGCTTATTACTCACTAAACGACAGCCACATCAGCGAATTGATTCGTACCGTTCAGGAACATCTCGATGAATAG
- a CDS encoding divalent metal cation transporter, translating to MFADTDAGSVITAAQSGAVWGYKLLLLQIVLIPIVYMVQDLAVRLGLVTGKGHGELIREHFGKGWAWFSVSTLMVACLGALVTEFAGVAGAGLLFGIPPWLSVGMAVLLLSIVAWTGSYLSVERIAILIGSFELIFLVVAWWARPSPEAMLSGLIQIPWRESGYRYLAIANIGAVIMPWMVFYHQSAVVDKGLTSKDLPAARRDTAIGAIITQLIMIAILVTVAATIGVEKPGASLNTVQQIADALTPFLGKTVGTILFAMGMIGASLVAAIVVSLATAWGLGEVSGYKRSLEHQPHQAPWFYMIYTAMLIAGGVMVLSGVNLVNLSVGVQVMNAALLPIVLGFLYLLAVKALPKPYRLHGSYSVAVGVIVAMTSILGLYAAASPFF from the coding sequence ATGTTCGCTGATACCGATGCGGGAAGTGTCATTACGGCTGCGCAGAGCGGCGCGGTGTGGGGGTACAAACTGCTTTTGCTCCAGATTGTCCTGATCCCGATTGTTTACATGGTGCAGGATCTGGCGGTACGGCTGGGGTTAGTCACAGGCAAGGGACACGGCGAGCTGATCCGTGAACACTTCGGCAAAGGCTGGGCGTGGTTTTCGGTTTCCACGCTGATGGTCGCCTGTCTGGGAGCTTTGGTTACGGAGTTTGCAGGGGTGGCCGGTGCCGGGCTGTTGTTTGGCATTCCCCCCTGGCTAAGCGTTGGCATGGCCGTGTTGCTGCTTTCGATTGTAGCCTGGACCGGTTCGTACCTCTCCGTCGAGCGCATTGCTATTCTTATTGGCAGTTTTGAATTGATCTTCCTGGTTGTGGCCTGGTGGGCCCGTCCCAGCCCTGAGGCCATGTTGAGCGGCTTAATCCAGATTCCCTGGCGGGAGTCCGGATATCGGTACCTCGCCATAGCCAATATCGGCGCTGTGATTATGCCCTGGATGGTCTTTTACCATCAGTCTGCTGTCGTGGATAAAGGCCTGACAAGCAAGGATCTGCCGGCAGCCCGGCGGGATACGGCCATTGGAGCGATTATTACCCAGCTTATTATGATCGCAATACTGGTGACCGTCGCCGCGACCATTGGTGTGGAGAAACCCGGCGCATCGCTGAATACGGTACAACAGATCGCAGACGCATTGACCCCATTTTTAGGGAAAACCGTGGGCACAATTCTGTTTGCAATGGGCATGATTGGGGCATCACTGGTTGCGGCAATTGTGGTCTCTCTTGCCACCGCCTGGGGACTGGGTGAGGTGAGCGGGTACAAGCGGTCCCTCGAGCATCAGCCCCATCAAGCGCCTTGGTTTTATATGATCTATACCGCCATGCTGATAGCAGGAGGCGTCATGGTGCTTTCGGGAGTTAACCTGGTCAACCTGAGTGTGGGGGTCCAGGTGATGAACGCGGCATTGCTGCCAATTGTGCTTGGATTTCTTTATCTGCTGGCAGTTAAGGCGTTGCCAAAACCGTACCGCTTGCATGGAAGCTACTCTGTTGCGGTCGGTGTGATCGTAGCAATGACCAGTATTTTAGGTCTGTATGCGGCAGCCAGCCCGTTTTTTTAG
- a CDS encoding TonB-dependent receptor, whose protein sequence is MTKKITLVIFILFSSIGISLAQNSFTALVKDEESKEPLIGVNVVVEGTTKGGSSDSNGKVTITNIPNGKQTLVFSYIGYKTVEKSYLFPRHAAETIVIYMEASPLNLGEVIAYSTRTNNRVEEVPTRIEVIGQREVREGITINPADITRMLGENSGIQIQNTSAVSGNVTLRILGLPGKYTQLLQDGFPMYGGFSSGLSLLQIPPLDLRQVEIIKGSSSTLYGGDAIAGIVNLITKTPSDEPEFSMLFNQTHKGETDVSSYYSGRRGKLGFTVLASFNAQRARDVSGNRFADIPKYDRTVISPKLFYDFEDNHLFIGLSLVTENRIGGNMKAIADKAANPDAFFEENKTARRNGYLKYEHVSKSGNILTLKSSIGSFERNLITNVNVFKGLQTTAFSELSYLLNAGKHKFVSGVNYYYDDFNQKGISAEHAALDYTHTTVGVFLQDNWAFAKKLSLEPGLRFDSNQKYGTFLLPRLAVKYQFTGNFFTRLSSGLGYKIPTPFTDEAERTRYQDVKPLSGLKAERSTGTTWDLNYKKLLWGELFLSVNHSFFLTKINSPVIADPYLLRNQTVSYLNANGDIESKGLSTIFNLSLDEFSFYVDYTYLDARKTYDANKPLELAPQNRLSTMLIYENEETGWKTGIEAFYFADQYLEDGTKTPNYWRIDVMAQKEIGHFTIALNVENLLDVRQTRYENIVHPPLSNPVFNEIYAPLEGRVGNIVVKYDLF, encoded by the coding sequence ATGACAAAAAAGATAACACTCGTAATATTTATCCTATTCAGTTCAATCGGTATCAGTCTGGCTCAGAATAGCTTTACGGCATTGGTCAAGGACGAGGAGTCAAAAGAACCGCTCATCGGCGTTAACGTTGTTGTGGAAGGAACAACAAAGGGCGGCAGTTCCGATTCAAACGGCAAGGTGACGATTACCAATATCCCCAATGGAAAACAAACGCTTGTATTTTCGTATATCGGCTATAAAACGGTTGAAAAATCGTATCTCTTTCCACGGCATGCGGCTGAAACGATCGTCATTTATATGGAAGCTTCGCCGCTGAATCTGGGAGAGGTAATCGCCTATTCCACACGCACCAACAACAGAGTGGAAGAGGTTCCGACGCGTATCGAGGTGATCGGTCAAAGAGAGGTCCGCGAGGGAATCACCATTAATCCGGCCGACATCACCCGAATGCTCGGTGAGAATTCCGGCATTCAAATTCAAAATACCTCCGCTGTGTCCGGCAATGTAACGCTGCGAATTCTGGGACTGCCCGGGAAATACACGCAATTGCTGCAGGACGGATTTCCGATGTACGGCGGTTTTTCTTCGGGGTTGAGTCTGCTGCAAATTCCGCCGCTCGATCTGAGGCAGGTCGAAATCATCAAGGGCTCATCATCCACGCTTTACGGCGGCGACGCCATTGCCGGAATTGTGAATCTGATAACGAAGACGCCATCCGATGAACCCGAGTTCTCGATGCTGTTCAATCAAACGCACAAAGGCGAAACGGATGTAAGCTCGTACTATTCCGGAAGGCGCGGAAAACTTGGCTTCACCGTACTGGCCTCTTTTAATGCACAGAGGGCACGGGATGTCAGCGGAAACCGCTTCGCGGACATCCCCAAATATGACCGGACGGTTATTTCGCCCAAATTGTTTTACGATTTTGAAGACAATCACCTTTTTATCGGTTTGTCCTTAGTAACCGAAAACAGAATCGGCGGAAACATGAAAGCGATTGCCGATAAAGCCGCCAATCCCGATGCCTTTTTCGAAGAGAACAAGACAGCGCGGCGAAACGGCTATTTAAAATACGAACACGTTTCGAAGAGCGGCAACATTCTGACGTTAAAAAGCAGCATAGGAAGTTTCGAAAGAAATCTGATTACCAATGTAAATGTGTTCAAAGGCTTGCAGACCACCGCGTTTTCGGAGTTGTCCTATCTGCTGAATGCCGGAAAACACAAATTCGTAAGCGGTGTGAATTATTACTATGACGATTTCAATCAAAAAGGAATCTCAGCAGAGCACGCTGCGCTCGATTACACACACACAACGGTCGGCGTTTTTCTGCAGGATAACTGGGCATTTGCCAAGAAATTATCGCTGGAACCCGGCCTGCGATTCGATTCCAATCAGAAATACGGGACATTTCTTCTTCCAAGATTAGCCGTAAAATATCAGTTTACCGGTAATTTTTTCACCCGCCTGAGCAGCGGCCTGGGCTACAAAATTCCAACACCTTTTACCGACGAGGCCGAGAGAACGCGCTACCAGGACGTGAAGCCTTTGAGCGGCCTGAAAGCGGAAAGATCAACCGGGACCACCTGGGACCTGAACTATAAGAAACTGCTTTGGGGCGAATTATTTTTGTCGGTCAATCACTCGTTCTTTCTGACGAAAATTAACAGTCCGGTCATTGCGGACCCCTATTTATTGCGGAATCAAACGGTGTCCTATCTCAATGCCAACGGCGATATTGAAAGCAAAGGATTGAGCACGATTTTCAACCTATCTCTTGACGAATTTTCGTTTTACGTGGATTACACCTATCTGGATGCGCGCAAAACGTATGACGCCAACAAACCTCTCGAACTGGCGCCGCAAAACAGACTGTCGACCATGCTTATTTACGAAAACGAGGAAACGGGCTGGAAAACCGGTATCGAGGCCTTTTACTTTGCAGACCAATATCTGGAAGACGGAACGAAAACGCCCAATTATTGGCGTATTGATGTCATGGCGCAAAAAGAAATCGGCCATTTCACAATCGCCCTGAACGTCGAAAACCTTCTCGACGTCCGGCAAACAAGATATGAAAATATTGTTCATCCGCCGTTAAGCAATCCGGTTTTCAATGAAATATATGCTCCGTTGGAAGGAAGGGTGGGAAATATCGTCGTGAAATATGATTTATTTTAA
- a CDS encoding helix-turn-helix transcriptional regulator: MNLSQDICSVEIINREKVNRVNRNLTSLKETRDMAGLLKSLADPTRLRIVQALLLEELCVCDISAIVNVSISAISHQLRLLRNMRIVKFRKQGKQVFYSLDDEHIAQLVQTALEHVSE, from the coding sequence ATGAACTTGTCTCAAGACATCTGTTCAGTAGAAATTATCAATCGGGAAAAGGTAAATCGGGTCAATCGAAACCTGACCAGCCTGAAAGAAACCCGTGACATGGCCGGTCTTTTGAAATCTCTGGCCGACCCCACACGGCTGCGCATCGTGCAGGCCCTGCTGCTGGAAGAACTCTGTGTATGCGATATTTCGGCAATTGTAAATGTTTCGATTTCCGCTATTTCGCATCAATTACGACTGTTGCGCAACATGCGGATTGTCAAGTTTCGTAAACAGGGCAAACAGGTTTTCTACTCGCTGGATGATGAACACATTGCACAATTGGTACAAACAGCGCTGGAGCACGTCTCCGAATAG
- a CDS encoding TolC family protein translates to METKDGLTLSRALSLALKHSPQLAVFSLEIRAREAAALQAALRPNPELNVEAENVAGSGLLSGFRSTETTVSIGQLIELAGKRQKRANAAVFERKLAEWDYKSKKLDVFARVVAAFNHVLAVQEQIKLDKEILALAEEFKTTIAHRVQAGRLSPAELSRAEVETANARIALQRGQKELTAAKLDLAATWGASQITFGQAVGSLDQVTPLPDLDKLLQLTRQNPDLARWQTEKNRRRAVQALARAQAIPDPALSIGWRWFNERGDRAFVAGLSIPLPVFDRKQGAIQEAARRTEQAEWQERSSRIELHALLSSRYQMLAAARQSLKSLKDDIIPKAQQAFETINRGYRQGKFGFLDVLDARRTLFSSRKAYLKNLADYQQIRTQIERLIGQSLENLK, encoded by the coding sequence TTGGAAACGAAGGACGGGCTCACCCTGTCCCGGGCCCTATCGTTGGCTCTGAAGCACAGCCCTCAGCTTGCCGTCTTTTCCCTGGAAATCCGTGCCCGGGAAGCCGCCGCTTTGCAAGCGGCCCTGCGTCCCAATCCTGAACTAAATGTGGAGGCAGAGAACGTTGCGGGCAGCGGATTGCTTTCAGGCTTCAGATCAACGGAAACCACCGTATCCATCGGTCAGCTCATCGAGTTGGCGGGCAAGCGGCAAAAACGGGCGAACGCAGCTGTTTTTGAACGCAAACTGGCTGAATGGGACTACAAATCGAAAAAACTGGACGTGTTTGCACGGGTTGTGGCGGCGTTTAACCATGTGCTGGCCGTTCAGGAACAGATCAAACTGGACAAGGAAATTCTGGCTTTGGCCGAAGAATTTAAAACCACGATTGCCCATCGGGTACAAGCCGGGCGTCTTTCACCGGCCGAATTATCACGGGCTGAAGTGGAAACCGCCAATGCCCGTATTGCGCTGCAGCGCGGTCAAAAGGAGCTGACCGCCGCCAAACTGGATTTGGCAGCTACCTGGGGTGCGTCTCAAATCACCTTTGGGCAGGCTGTGGGAAGTCTGGATCAGGTGACACCCTTGCCGGATCTGGACAAGCTGCTTCAATTAACCAGGCAAAATCCGGACCTGGCACGGTGGCAAACAGAAAAGAACCGGCGCAGGGCTGTACAGGCCCTGGCACGGGCACAGGCCATCCCGGATCCGGCACTGAGCATTGGGTGGCGGTGGTTCAACGAAAGAGGAGATCGGGCTTTCGTGGCGGGACTGAGTATTCCGCTGCCTGTTTTCGACCGCAAACAGGGTGCGATACAAGAAGCCGCGCGGCGCACAGAACAGGCGGAATGGCAGGAGCGTTCCAGTCGTATTGAGCTGCATGCTTTACTGAGCAGCCGGTATCAGATGCTGGCGGCCGCCCGGCAATCCTTGAAGTCCCTGAAAGATGACATCATTCCAAAAGCTCAACAGGCCTTCGAGACCATAAACCGGGGATATCGACAGGGCAAATTTGGCTTTTTGGACGTTCTGGATGCGCGGCGCACCCTGTTTTCATCCCGAAAAGCCTATTTAAAGAACCTGGCTGATTATCAACAGATACGAACCCAGATCGAGCGTTTGATCGGACAGTCGTTGGAAAATCTAAAATAG
- a CDS encoding HlyD family efflux transporter periplasmic adaptor subunit, translating to MNRKKLFLTLIFIAAVSTGLWQCGSSEKPVIETQDIQDHRDEERRVTMTPDEMKEFDVETATAGPAKLQIHIMLPGEVIIPPDNLAHIHPRFPGIVKEVRKTIGDKVRKGDVLAIIESNESMSDYAIKSLISGTVIEMHLTRGEMIDDSEHGFVIADLSTVWIYLQVYQKDLPYIKKGQKVIISAGKGLPDVQGTISYISPIIDEATRTAEARVVLRNSNGIWKPGLFVTGRIVTNDIYVDVAVPKTALETLDGETVVFVKDDAGFKPQPVHINRENDTLVEIVHGLKAGEVYVSNNGFILKAELMKSEFENGHGH from the coding sequence ATGAATAGAAAGAAGCTATTCCTCACCCTGATATTCATCGCCGCTGTTTCCACCGGATTATGGCAATGCGGTTCCTCGGAAAAACCAGTGATCGAAACACAGGACATACAGGATCACCGCGATGAGGAACGCCGTGTTACAATGACGCCTGACGAAATGAAAGAATTTGATGTGGAAACGGCCACGGCCGGTCCGGCCAAATTGCAGATCCACATCATGCTCCCTGGAGAAGTGATCATTCCGCCGGATAATCTGGCACATATTCATCCCCGCTTTCCGGGAATTGTTAAGGAAGTGCGAAAGACCATCGGTGACAAGGTTAGAAAGGGAGATGTGTTGGCCATTATCGAGAGCAACGAAAGCATGTCCGATTATGCCATTAAATCCCTGATCAGCGGCACCGTGATCGAGATGCATCTTACGCGGGGTGAAATGATTGACGACAGTGAGCACGGTTTTGTGATTGCTGATCTGAGTACCGTGTGGATCTACCTGCAAGTGTATCAAAAGGATTTGCCCTATATTAAAAAGGGCCAGAAGGTGATCATTTCCGCAGGGAAAGGTCTTCCCGATGTACAGGGTACGATCAGTTACATTTCGCCCATTATTGACGAAGCCACGCGCACGGCGGAGGCCCGCGTTGTGCTGCGCAACAGCAACGGCATCTGGAAACCGGGCCTATTTGTTACCGGACGCATCGTAACGAATGACATTTATGTGGATGTGGCCGTGCCCAAAACCGCACTGGAAACGCTGGACGGGGAAACGGTTGTTTTTGTTAAAGACGATGCGGGATTCAAACCCCAGCCGGTGCACATCAACCGGGAAAACGACACGCTGGTGGAAATTGTGCACGGACTAAAAGCCGGTGAAGTCTATGTGAGCAATAACGGCTTTATTCTGAAAGCCGAGCTAATGAAAAGCGAATTTGAAAACGGACACGGGCATTAG
- a CDS encoding efflux RND transporter permease subunit, whose protein sequence is MNKIIEFSLRNRLLMLSLAVLIIAGGWFSYKRLPIDAFPDVSPSLVQVFTETEGLAPEEIEKYVTFPVEAAMNGLPDLETIRSVSNFGLSVVNIYFKDGTDIYFARQVVNERLQEAREQIPEGFGDPQMGPISTGMGLILFYYLDDTTGQYSLTELRTIQDWLIKYQLQTVPGVTEVLGIGGWEKQFQVNVDPNALLRYDVTIQNIIQKVRANNLNVGAQFIEKNDEEFIVRSVGLVSNIEDIQNIVIKTVDGTPVYLKQLADVNIGGAVRRGVQTRDGIEEVVAGMVVKLYGSNSSTVIGKVEQKLAEINKMLPEGIRIVPYYQQKSLVEAAVNTVTDALLQGILLVALVLIIFMGSIRPSIVVALSIPFSILFAFIGMRYLGLSVNLMSFGGLAIAIGMMVDGTIVMVENVDRMLRSARRDEPRIHVVARAAREVARPILFAITIIIVVFLPLFTLQGVEGKTFKPLAYTVSLAMLGSLIFALLLSPLFSHLLMRRPKTPPKEGEAGKDIMMVRFMHKLYRPVIRFFIKRRSLAILLAVLLLMAGGLIYPRLGSEFTPTLQEGTIVLRLTMAPSISLTESTRLTQIVERRVMKVPEVKHVVTRIGRGEVGAHTDPINSAEMYILLKPKDTWRTAKTQQQLQEVIRQEVGEIPGVLSNFTQPIQMTVDELLEGVRAELAIKLFGDDLEVLKEKADEIARVVQRVPGAADVQPDQVSGTPQLLIKVDRHAIARYGLNMEDVQEVIRAAVGGETAGQVFEGVRRFDILVRLAPEFRKTARDIAQILIETPDGTHIPLQQVADIREMVGPRQITRQNSQRFITIQSNVVGRDIGSFVKEAQLAIDKNVSLPPGYLVTWGGQFRLQQEANKRLAVVIPVTLMIIFILLFSSFGSLKNTLLILLNIPLALVGGIAALWISGQNLSVPSSVGFIALFGIALENGMVLVTYLNQLLKDGVPMDEASVKGALLRLRPVLMTAVTTALGLIPLLLATGVGSEVQRPLATVVIGGLVTSTLLTLLVIPAIYKWFAIDTESEVQMD, encoded by the coding sequence ATGAACAAAATCATAGAATTCTCTTTACGCAATCGCCTGTTGATGCTGTCACTTGCCGTGCTTATCATTGCCGGGGGCTGGTTTAGCTACAAACGACTGCCCATTGATGCCTTTCCTGACGTTTCACCTTCACTGGTGCAGGTTTTTACCGAGACCGAGGGATTGGCGCCGGAAGAAATTGAGAAATACGTAACTTTTCCTGTGGAAGCCGCCATGAATGGTCTGCCTGATCTGGAAACCATTCGATCCGTTTCCAATTTCGGCCTGTCCGTGGTGAATATCTATTTTAAGGATGGAACGGACATCTACTTTGCCCGCCAGGTGGTTAACGAACGCCTGCAGGAAGCCCGCGAACAGATTCCCGAAGGGTTCGGGGATCCGCAGATGGGGCCCATTTCCACAGGCATGGGATTGATCCTCTTCTACTATCTGGATGACACCACCGGTCAATATTCACTCACGGAGCTGCGCACCATTCAGGACTGGCTGATCAAGTACCAATTACAAACCGTTCCCGGCGTGACAGAGGTGTTGGGTATCGGAGGCTGGGAAAAGCAGTTTCAGGTGAACGTGGATCCAAATGCCCTTTTGCGCTACGATGTCACCATTCAAAATATTATCCAAAAGGTAAGGGCCAACAATTTGAATGTGGGGGCTCAATTCATTGAAAAGAACGATGAGGAGTTTATTGTTCGTTCGGTGGGCCTGGTATCCAACATAGAAGATATCCAGAACATTGTTATCAAAACGGTCGACGGAACGCCGGTTTATCTGAAGCAGCTGGCCGATGTAAATATTGGCGGGGCCGTACGGCGGGGCGTTCAGACCCGGGACGGCATTGAGGAGGTTGTAGCCGGGATGGTTGTTAAGCTGTACGGCAGCAATTCTTCTACGGTCATCGGCAAGGTGGAACAGAAATTGGCCGAAATTAATAAAATGCTGCCCGAAGGCATTCGTATTGTTCCCTACTACCAGCAGAAGTCACTGGTGGAAGCGGCCGTAAATACGGTAACGGACGCCCTGCTGCAAGGCATTCTTTTGGTAGCACTCGTCCTGATTATTTTCATGGGATCGATCCGGCCCAGCATTGTCGTGGCGTTGTCCATTCCCTTTTCGATTTTGTTTGCGTTCATCGGCATGCGATATCTGGGACTGTCGGTCAATCTGATGTCCTTTGGCGGGCTGGCCATTGCCATTGGCATGATGGTGGATGGAACCATTGTGATGGTTGAAAATGTGGATCGGATGCTGCGGAGCGCGCGCCGGGATGAGCCGCGTATCCATGTCGTGGCCCGCGCGGCCCGGGAAGTAGCCCGGCCCATTTTATTTGCGATTACGATCATTATTGTAGTTTTTCTGCCCCTGTTCACATTACAGGGTGTGGAAGGCAAAACCTTTAAGCCGCTGGCCTACACGGTTTCACTGGCCATGCTGGGGTCCCTGATTTTTGCATTGCTTCTTTCACCATTATTTTCACATCTGCTCATGCGCCGCCCCAAAACACCACCCAAAGAGGGCGAGGCCGGAAAAGACATAATGATGGTTCGTTTTATGCACAAACTCTATCGGCCGGTGATACGCTTTTTCATAAAGCGCCGCAGTTTGGCCATTCTTCTGGCTGTTTTGCTTCTTATGGCCGGCGGATTGATTTACCCCCGACTGGGGTCGGAATTTACGCCCACCCTCCAGGAGGGAACCATTGTGCTTCGCCTCACCATGGCACCGTCTATTTCACTCACCGAAAGCACTCGTCTGACACAAATTGTTGAACGGCGGGTTATGAAGGTGCCGGAAGTAAAACATGTGGTGACGCGCATTGGCCGCGGCGAAGTGGGCGCCCACACCGATCCTATCAACAGCGCCGAGATGTACATCCTGCTAAAGCCAAAGGATACCTGGCGCACGGCCAAAACGCAACAGCAGCTGCAAGAGGTCATTCGTCAGGAAGTGGGCGAAATTCCGGGCGTCCTGTCCAATTTTACTCAGCCCATTCAGATGACCGTGGATGAACTGTTGGAAGGCGTACGGGCAGAACTGGCCATCAAGCTTTTTGGAGACGATTTGGAGGTACTCAAGGAAAAGGCTGACGAAATCGCCCGTGTCGTGCAGCGCGTACCCGGGGCGGCTGATGTGCAGCCGGATCAGGTCAGCGGAACACCTCAGCTTTTAATCAAGGTAGACCGCCATGCCATTGCCCGGTACGGTCTGAATATGGAGGATGTGCAAGAGGTGATTCGGGCGGCAGTCGGCGGGGAAACGGCCGGCCAGGTTTTTGAAGGCGTGCGACGGTTTGATATTTTGGTACGGCTGGCACCGGAATTTCGAAAAACAGCCCGGGATATTGCCCAAATTCTCATTGAAACGCCCGATGGAACCCATATTCCCCTCCAGCAAGTGGCGGATATCCGCGAGATGGTCGGTCCCCGACAGATTACTCGTCAGAACAGTCAACGCTTTATCACCATCCAGAGCAACGTGGTCGGGCGCGATATTGGCTCATTTGTAAAGGAAGCGCAACTGGCCATCGATAAAAATGTCTCGCTGCCGCCGGGGTACCTGGTCACCTGGGGCGGCCAGTTCCGCCTGCAGCAGGAAGCCAACAAGCGGCTTGCCGTGGTTATTCCGGTCACGCTGATGATTATCTTCATCTTGCTCTTTTCCAGTTTCGGGTCACTCAAAAATACACTGCTTATCCTGTTAAATATCCCTCTGGCACTGGTGGGCGGCATTGCCGCGTTGTGGATTTCCGGGCAGAATCTCTCCGTGCCGTCCTCCGTGGGATTTATTGCCCTGTTTGGCATCGCCCTGGAAAACGGTATGGTGCTGGTGACGTATCTCAATCAACTGCTGAAGGACGGCGTGCCTATGGACGAGGCATCGGTTAAGGGCGCCCTGCTGCGTCTGCGCCCCGTTCTGATGACTGCCGTAACCACGGCCCTGGGGCTGATCCCCCTGCTGCTGGCAACCGGTGTGGGCAGCGAGGTGCAGCGCCCCCTGGCCACCGTAGTCATTGGGGGGCTGGTCACATCGACTCTGCTGACACTGCTGGTTATCCCGGCCATTTACAAGTGGTTCGCCATTGACACCGAGAGTGAAGTGCAGATGGATTGA
- a CDS encoding P-II family nitrogen regulator: MKHIIAYIKPHKLDAVTQALHQIDGLTGLTVLDVKGFGRGRKKKPLTEEQLSDFVRHLKIEIFCTNELTEEIIGAIERAAHTGLRGDGKIYVCEAMNAVRISSGERGLAAV; encoded by the coding sequence ATGAAACACATTATCGCCTACATCAAACCACACAAATTGGACGCCGTCACTCAGGCACTGCATCAAATTGATGGGCTGACCGGACTGACGGTTCTGGACGTAAAGGGTTTTGGCCGGGGCCGGAAAAAAAAGCCGCTGACAGAAGAACAACTCAGCGATTTTGTCCGTCACCTTAAAATAGAAATCTTTTGTACAAATGAATTGACAGAGGAAATTATCGGGGCCATCGAGCGCGCCGCCCACACCGGGTTGCGGGGTGACGGGAAAATCTACGTGTGCGAAGCGATGAACGCCGTCCGTATTAGCAGCGGCGAACGAGGTTTGGCCGCCGTGTAA